The sequence CATAGTTGATTTATAGTTTAGTATTGCTCTTGTTTTGATGCCTTAATCCCTATCCACAGTGGTTTCTATATTCCTTATTATTGAAACATCTATTCCTACATCGAGGACGGAATATAATTAATGTTATTCATTGACCTATTGCTAGGGTTTGGCAGAGCACAAAGATACATTGGGGGCACCACTCTGCCCCTGCAGGTAAATATTCGTTCCCGACACATATGTTTCGATGGCTTTCATACTTTGCTCCTTACCAGTTACCACAGTACCTTTGTAAACGTTATTAGCATAAACTGTACCATATTGATGTCATTTAAATTTTTCAGGCATTATGATGACAAAGCTGCAGAAGCGCAACAGGGCTTCTGGAATTGTCCATGTGTACCAATGAGAGAGAGGTAGGATGTTTTTGCTTTTGTGCATAGACTTGATTGTATTTTGGTCATGTCACGGTTTGATTTTGCTTGCTGGGAATAAAAACTACAGTTGCCCATGTCAGCAACTACAGTCATGGGTGCTTGGATTTAATGATAACTTGTCAGTTTCCCTTGTGTCCTTTGGTTGTTCAACACGCTTAGGTCCTAATTGTACAGAAGGGTTTGATATATTGTGGTTTCTGTATAAATCTGCACAGAAAATCTTATCTGCTTGACTAGAAAAGGAAACCCTGATCGAAGAAGCCATTTAGTGTTTCTAGCTCAGTTATGAACTATGTGTGCCATCCTGTATATGAGGGTCACCACCATTTGGGTCTGTATTGTCTCAATCCAAGTAACATGGATAAGTATTTTATCATCGATGAAGTCTCCAAATAAGCCTCCGTGTTAATGAGTCTACTTTTGTTGTTTatatctttcttaccttccttcAAACTTGCATTACAGGAAGGAGTGTCACTGCATGCTTTTTCTGACCCCTGACAATGATTTTGCTGGAGAAGAACAGGTACACCAAATGCAAATATGTGAAGCTTGATTTCTGGTTACCCAATAGCTCATTTCCTGTCTTTTGGTGGCTACCTTGAGAAGAGAGTGGGTTGTCTACTGAGGTTGGTCACTGAGGGTCGTGAGGGTTGATAATAATGTGGGAATGGTTTGATATAAGAGAAAATGGGGGTCACGATTGGTAGAGAGTTTctttaaaataatggaataatttTGCTTACTCTATCCTTGATATATAAGACTTTCTCAGTCAAATGGTTTTAAAAAAGGGTTACTATTATCACCTGTCCGTGCATCATAATTGCCTAGTGTTCTGGTTTGTGATTATATCTGCAACTAAGGTGAGTTTTCTGCCCTTTTTTGCAGACAATTTCTATGGAGGAGATTAAGGAAACAACAGCAAATATGTGATGCTCCAACACCGTATACATGCTATGAACATTACGTTTTTGTTATACATGTATCTTTGAGTAGTAGATGAAGAGCAACAATCAAAATTCTGATGTGACATATTGCTGAAACCCCATCCAGTACATCGTTGGGTGTTCTGATCTTGTCAGATGAGCTTGGGTGGGTGAATACCAGTGCAATTATGCTAACTGTTGTGTGATGCATCTTGATTGTATGAGCCGTAATAGGAAATTTTGGGTGGCTTCAGCTAATGCAAATCCTGATTTTGTATAAAACTGGATTTAATTTCCAAAAGCTGCTTGATGAATTTCAATCCCTGGTGCATGATGTGTTAATAATGAAATGGAGACTGCTCTCACCTTCGCAATGTAAGCATGTTTATATGCAGCGACGTCTCAATGTGTTGGTGGCTCTTCTATGTGCTTACACACTGGGTAACATGGGTTATGATTTTACCGGTTTGCACTCAGCAAATGTATCCCAAATGCGAGGCGCCAGAGAGAAATTGTGTAATCATCTATCAGGTAAAGAGTTGATACAAGTAAGAGCTAAACAAGATAGAGTCATGATAAAATTAGGATCCACTAAATAGGACAATCCTGAGTAGTTTTTCCGACGATTCTATTTCGAAAGAGCAGCTCAAAATGGGAATATTTCTTGAACATTTTTCTTGAGAGGGAACATATTTGCTTCATCGATATGAGTAAAGCCTGCATTTTCAATTTTGCAGTTATAAAACCTTTGACCTAGATTACTGTCGGTGCAAGATATTTTGAACTTTGCTAACTTTCTGTAATGACAGCAAACATCCGTACAAGGTGCCCTCAACGAGTTTGACGAAATTGACATTGAAACAATTCCGACAGAAATTGGAGGCAAAAATTAGAATGAAATTCAGAATAAGGGCCTAGAaacacaagaattagaaagagaTCTGTTTATTTGACCGAATTTGGACAAAGAAAAGTAGTTAAACGATGAAGAAGAGAATAACGAGAAAATGTAGAAGAAAATAGGATTTAAATAAAAGCTTTCTGAGATTGTAATATTACCGTTATAAACTTATAATCTATGTCAGCCAACACTCGCACGCCAAAATGTTGTGTAGCCCACGCCTTGTACCAAGTCTACTTATTGTGTCTCATATGAACAAAATTGTATATAGTATTATAATCGGTGAACAATGTTGAATTCAAGTATCTAAATGAAATTTTCGAACAAGTGTAAGGAGTATATTTGTTTGGCCTTTTCGAATTAAAGTCAATTCCACAAGCTATACTTGCTCATATTAACGAGAGTTTGACATTGACCCCTATCTTGTGAATTAACCTCTGTAAATTTTAAGGACCAAAACAGTCGTAATGGAACATCTGGACATTTGTGTGTCTGAAACTCTCGAAATTTTAACTGCTTTTGGGATCAAATTTGAGTATAGATAGAAAGATAGAGCTGAAGTGGGAGTAAGAGATGAAATTGTAGGAGTAAAATAGGAAATGTAGTTAATAGACGACTAGTCgacaaaaatataaatgtggAAAAAGGAGAAACAAAAGTTGTAGCGCGACCTTGCTAAGTCTCCACATATGTAGTAAAGCTAGGTAAGTATCTGATTCTCCTTCAACTCCAATTCTAGGGTTCCTTTCATTTTTTACTCTCGATCCTTTCATCATTTTTGCTGTATTCCCTTCAGATTTTGGTGTGCATAAGTTTTGGAGCAATCTCAATGACAAGGCCTCAGGTCACCATCACCTTGGGCCGCTCTGGTCAAGTAAGCTTTCACTTTTATTTTGCCCTCCCAATGGACACCTTTGTTATATTCTCTTATATCGGAATTTAGTTGCTTTTGACGGTTCAATTTTCCTAAATTGTACATTTTTGCGCTCTTGAAATTGCAGAAGGTGGTGAAGCGATCATCAACTTCTCACAGTAATGGTTTTGGTCAACAGACATTGTCAAGAGGCAAAAGGTCAACTGACGCTGAGGATCCTTCGCTATCCCGTCGCAAACGGTAAAATCTTTTGTTTGTTCTTCTGGTAAAGCTAATGTGGGCTGTTTCCAGCTAATGCAAGTGATAGATAAAACTGATTGAAGATTTGAGGCTTTTTATACTTAAATGATTGTCGGTAGCAATGATATTGGTTACCAGTCTTTCTGTAATAATTGATGAGAGTAGTGAAAGTTAAGAGTGGTCGTTGCGtctattttatgatttatctTGATATTGGAAGTTTTGATGTTGTTTTTGGCTAGTGTGCGGAGGGATAAAGATGCAGGAGGTTCCAGATATGGCAGACTAAATGGTATTATCtgaaatatttgttttattttttggatgattCCAGATTCCTGTGCTTTTTTTTGGTCTATCATTTTAGCTCATGTTTGCTGCTTACTGCTATGTAAAGATGCTCGCGTTGGGCAAAATGACCTCCGACTGAAACTAATGCACAGAAGAAGGCAAAGGGAAATTCTTCGACAgattgaagaaagaaaaaaggagcAGCGTAAGAGGACGTTAGCAAGTGTTCAATCTGCAGAGCAATCTCAAAGGAGGCCTGTCACCAGCAGCCAACCGATGTCAAGAGCTAGCGAATTGCTTCAAATAGAGGCAATTAGGTCTTCCTATGCATCTCATACTGCTGGTGATGTTAGACCACGATCCCCAAATAGACTTGCAAAAGATTCTAGAGAAGTTGCTTCTTCAAGTAATATCACTGCAGCTCAGCATGTTCCACCATTAAGGCCAGCTGAAGCTTCAAGAATGGTTCGTATGGTGGGAAGTGACCATGTCAATCCTTCTCAATTTAAACCCCTTACCCCTTTGACCATGAGGTCAGCACTGGCTGCCAGGAATCCATTGTCACGTCTTCCCTCTGCAAATGGAAGCATGCTGCCAAGTCCATATCCCGTATGAACCTAGTTATTATTTAGCTTACTGGTTTTCTATCTTGAATCATTGCTGATAGAATGCTAGTCTATTTTGAACTGGATAACTGAAGTAGGCAAATCATAAGCTCAGCTCTAACCTCTTTAGTTGTCTTTCTGGGGAACAACATAGACTGTGTTACTTTTAGCAGATaagtttattaaaaaatattttttctggcTCTAATCCACCGTGACATGCTTCCTAGTAGTTTTTTTGTCAGGCCAAATTGTTGCCTACATTTTCTCTGTATGCTGGAATTTATCAATGACTATATTTAAAATACCAGATTGCTGATGGAAGTtaaattactatggcattgtTTTACCATGCCTTGGTTGCTAATGCtcattgaaattttcttttgtctGTGTTGTTTTACTATTATCTGTGTGATTTTTCATCACTGTTTCTATTTCTTCTGCCTGCAACGTAGCATTGTTTGCATTCCTTTTTCTGGTATTGAAATTACTGTGAGTTTTAATGCATTGAAAACTTACAAGTTGTTTTATTCATATGTCAATATTTCTTCATTGCTTGTCAACAGAGTCCAAGTTAGTTCTCACAATTTCTGTCTTTCTCATGACACCATCTTTTC comes from Capsicum annuum cultivar UCD-10X-F1 chromosome 2, UCD10Xv1.1, whole genome shotgun sequence and encodes:
- the LOC107860601 gene encoding ferredoxin-thioredoxin reductase catalytic chain, chloroplastic isoform X2, with amino-acid sequence MGTLQASTSYSIGFGISSLAALPKPSTRRCVTVAKMEPSEKSVEVMRKFSEQYARRSGTYFCMDKGVTSVVIKGLAEHKDTLGAPLCPCRHYDDKAAEAQQGFWNCPCVPMRERKECHCMLFLTPDNDFAGEEQTISMEEIKETTANM
- the LOC107860601 gene encoding ferredoxin-thioredoxin reductase catalytic chain, chloroplastic isoform X1, translated to MGTLQASTSYSIGFGISSLAALPKPSTRRCVTVAKMEPSEKSVEVMRKFSEQYARRSGTYFCMDKGVTSVVIKGLAEHKDTLGAPLCPCRHYDDKAAEAQQGFWNCPCVPMRERQFLWRRLRKQQQICDAPTPYTCYEHYVFVIHVSLSSR
- the LOC107860602 gene encoding protein bicaudal C homolog 1 isoform X1; the protein is MTRPQVTITLGRSGQKVVKRSSTSHSNGFGQQTLSRGKRSTDAEDPSLSRRKRVRRDKDAGGSRYGRLNDARVGQNDLRLKLMHRRRQREILRQIEERKKEQRKRTLASVQSAEQSQRRPVTSSQPMSRASELLQIEAIRSSYASHTAGDVRPRSPNRLAKDSREVASSSNITAAQHVPPLRPAEASRMVRMVGSDHVNPSQFKPLTPLTMRSALAARNPLSRLPSANGSMLPSPYPDQPPMTVTTLLNSLGLGKYAIHFQAEEVDMAALKQMGDRDLKDLGIPMGPRKKILLAMFSQTRTV
- the LOC107860602 gene encoding uncharacterized protein LOC107860602 isoform X2 — protein: MTRPQVTITLGRSGQKVVKRSSTSHSNGFGQQTLSRGKRSTDAEDPSLSRRKRVRRDKDAGGSRYGRLNDARVGQNDLRLKLMHRRRQREILRQIEERKKEQRKRTLASVQSAEQSQRRPVTSSQPMSRASELLQIEAIRSSYASHTAGDVRPRSPNRLAKDSREVASSSNITAAQHVPPLRPAEASRMVRMVGSDHVNPSQFKPLTPLTMRSALAARNPLSRLPSANGSMLPSPYPVDMAALKQMGDRDLKDLGIPMGPRKKILLAMFSQTRTV